Below is a window of Serratia nevei DNA.
CTGGCTACGGATCACATACGAATAAATAAAATGAGATGTTAATCAGACTGTTTCAGATATTGATACAGCGTTTCACGACTAATACCAAACTCGCGAGCAAGCTGGGCTTTTTTCTCACCATCCATTGCTCGCCGTCGAACTTCAATTTGTTGTTCTGAGGACAGTGATTTTTTCCGTCCACGGTAAGCTCCACGCAGCCTGGCTAAAGCGATCCCTTCGCGCTGACGTTCATGGATTAAAGAACGTTCGAACTCGGCAAAAGCCCCCATCACTGAGAGCATCAGGTTTGCCATTGGTGAATCTTCGCCAGTGAATGTCAGGCATTCTTTCACAAATTCGATACGCACTCCCTTATGGGTAAGCTTTTGTACCAGACGGCGCAAATCATCCAGGTTACGAGCCAGCCTGTCCATACTATGAACCACCACGGTGTCGCCATCACGCACGAATGACAACAGTGCATCCAGTTCTGGCCGCTGGGTATCTTTACCCGATGCTTTATCGACGAAGACTTTATCCACTTGAGTTTGATCCAGTTGCCGTTCTGGGTTCTGGTCAAAGCTACTTACCCGGATATAGCCAATACGTTGACCTTTCATACGCCTCCAATACTGAATGTGTCAGGAAATAATCTATGACCTTTCATTACTTGTGTCAATAAATGCACAGAGTGACTTTATTCTGACAGTTTTTCATTATCAGGCCTGACGTCAGGTTAGGGTATAGCTTAGTCTGACAGAACGTTTTAGTAGTATAGGCCATCTTATAAAAGGCCATTGCATCTACATTAATAGCGTTAATTGTTTAGCTTTTCAGTTCAGGCTTCGACATTGCGGACATTGCTTCGTGCAAAGTAACTTTCCCGCGAATATTTTCATGTGTTCCTTCAAAGGAGATAAGTCCCGAGTTGAAGCCAGAAAACATTTCTACGAAAGCATCGACGGTTACTTTCGGAAAACCTTGACTTAACATGCTGGTAGACCAGTCAATATCGCTTTCTTCCATCGCAATAATGGAGCGACTCAAAAGCTGTGAAAATGCTTGCGCTGCATCCTGTGGTGAGTAGTCTTTGGGGCCATAAAGTTCGACAATGCGGTTATGCTTGGACAAGTCACACATGAGAGTTGCTGCGCAACTCCCAATGTCCAGTGCGCTGACCATGGGCAAATCACGGTCGATAGGACGAAACATCGATGGTAAAATGCCTTTATCATGAACTGGTTGTATCGACCAAGCCCAGTTCTCCATAAAATTTGCTGCACGCAATATAGTTAATACTCCTTTATAACGCTTGAGTTGTTGTTCAAAATCGAATGTCGTAAGTATGTTCCCGGTAGCAGTGGAATGCTGAGATCCAACTGACGATAGGGCGACCGCACGCGGAACCCTGGCAGCATTGGCCGCATCTATAAGACTCGCATGAACCTGACGTGCTTGAGCAAAGAGATCTGGTGCGAAGTAAGCCGGTGGATTCATGAGATATACTGCCTCAACTTGATGAAAGGCCTGAGTCAGTGACGCTGTATCGCATATGTCAGCTATAACGACTTCGGCTCCCTTTTCACGCCATTGCGCAGCCTGTGCATCGTCGCGTCGAACGATCATGCGAATTGACTTTCCCGCATCCAGTAGTGCTTTGCTTAGAGCGACTCCGGTTTGACCAAATGCGCCTGTAATGGCATACATATATATTTTCCTTTTGAGTTTTATATCGGCCTTATTAGACGTAAGACCTAATAATGCGGTTGCTTGTCTAATCAAGCAACACTATGAACTGCGTGCTATTCTGGGAATCTCCAGCGGAGATGTATCAAAACTACGGCCTATTAAAATAATTTTTTAAGCTACGCAAGGCGACTGGTTTGGAACGGACCAATGTTGGTGGGTATTATCAGAGCTTCACCCGGACTATTGTTTTTCCATTCTCAATGGGCATCTTCATTACCCAATAATCTATATTATTTAGATAGCCATCAATTTCACGCCTCTCCAGCTTACCTGCAAGAGATGTATTTGCGCAGATCATCAACCCACCAGTGCGTAGTAGATTTC
It encodes the following:
- a CDS encoding recombinase family protein, which translates into the protein MKGQRIGYIRVSSFDQNPERQLDQTQVDKVFVDKASGKDTQRPELDALLSFVRDGDTVVVHSMDRLARNLDDLRRLVQKLTHKGVRIEFVKECLTFTGEDSPMANLMLSVMGAFAEFERSLIHERQREGIALARLRGAYRGRKKSLSSEQQIEVRRRAMDGEKKAQLAREFGISRETLYQYLKQSD
- a CDS encoding NmrA family NAD(P)-binding protein, coding for MYAITGAFGQTGVALSKALLDAGKSIRMIVRRDDAQAAQWREKGAEVVIADICDTASLTQAFHQVEAVYLMNPPAYFAPDLFAQARQVHASLIDAANAARVPRAVALSSVGSQHSTATGNILTTFDFEQQLKRYKGVLTILRAANFMENWAWSIQPVHDKGILPSMFRPIDRDLPMVSALDIGSCAATLMCDLSKHNRIVELYGPKDYSPQDAAQAFSQLLSRSIIAMEESDIDWSTSMLSQGFPKVTVDAFVEMFSGFNSGLISFEGTHENIRGKVTLHEAMSAMSKPELKS